The DNA segment GGGGCAGAACAGAACCTTTGCAGCTTTCACATTTAAGTTATAACGCAGGTAGTTAAGAGACGTTTTTTCTGCTAATTTCCTACAGCCTGCTATTCCTACTGCCCAGCAAAAGAGTATGTTCTATAATATATGGCTGGGTTATTTACAAGGCAAAACTTCCACTTTTGTTGAGTACGATATATTGGACAGAAAGATCTTTGTGCTGACTCTAGaatgttctgatttttaattcagCACTGATGCTGAGTGTATTCTGATAGATAAATGTACACACCTATATACCTGAGAGGTAACTCTAGAATGCCTTGGATATAAAGATGTTGCAGACCTATAACTGATATATATACACGCACATGCACCTATATGCACGTGTATATGGTCCTTTCTCCTCTGGATAGAGGAtactgaagaagagaagggaaggctcccATTATTGAACTGGAAACAGAAGGAATATTGGTGCTAGCCTGTCCCATCCTGTCTTTTGATAGTGTTGATACTACTTTTACTAACTTTTCTGTCATTCAGCTGCTCTGACAAAGATGCTAGACGAGGCTTGTGTACCCATGCCAATGAGGCAGTGTTGGCAACCATGGGTgagttccttttttttaacccttCTCCACCAGGGTTGTTCCTCCATATATGCCCAGGGCATTCCAGTCCATAGTGTTTGAAACTCAAACTTCTGAAACTCAGACTTGAATTACTCAAGTGCCCTCTGAGCAGAGCAAGGTGTGTCTAAGCATGAACAACAGTCATACACATTCATTAGCCTCTACAGGGACTTTTCCAAATGGCACTTTGGTCTGAAGaatagttctgttttctttcgTCCCACACCTCATCCACTAGGCTCTTCCCATTAATGATACTCTTTTTCACCATCCTCTTTGTGTTTAGTTGAGGAATGGTTGACTAGGGTAATTCTTTCCCACTGCAGGGTTAACCTGTCAGCAAGGGGGTTTAACTCGTCTTTATCCAACCCTGTTACGAAGATCTTGATGCTCCTTGGTTTGCTGGGgcctgggtgggagggagggttATCAGATGTCTGGTTTCATATGAAGCCAAACCAAACACTCTGCTAAACCTCGGTGTGCTGACATGTTACTTTACAGACTTGCGTATGGTGTAAAACCACTGTCTTAGGTGTTACACTGAGGTCAGCATTATCTAGTGGAAGTTAAGGCAAGTGCATAAACTACCCTTGCTGTTCACTTTCAGGAGAAGGACTGCATGTCAGCTACATTATTGGAGGTCTTCTCAGCatcttgtttattttgctaCTCATTGCTGCTTTAATTGTATATAGGTAAGTGATCGTTTTCCCCCCATCTCCTGACCAATAGTAAAATCTAGGGTTGGAGAAGAAGGCTCCTGAAAGCACTTCATCCTTACTGTCATTTATAATCCCTTTGTTCTCCATTGGAAGCAGTGCTGGATGACTTTATTTGCAAGGCTTGAGTCCTGTGCCTTTGAAGTGTTGGGCATGCAAATCTATTATTGGAAACCTTACTGGCTAAATTTTCTGCAGAGAGCTTGGGAGTTATGGGCAGGAATGTGAGAAAATTCCTCTCTTAGTACATGTGTGACCTCATGTGCTTTTTGCCAGAGAGCTTCACCAGTTACTGCCAGTATCGCTTTAGTGGTTACGTGGCAGCGCCTTGCTGTGCTGGTAGCTAGTGAATGTGCTGACAGCTGACAAGCCAGGTGAGGCCAGCATTCTCTCTCTGAAGGGGCAGTGAAGATGGCTGGAGCTTTCCACTTGCTGAGCACTCAGGAACTTTTGAGTCCTGGCAGGAGGGCCCTGTGTCTTTTCTGACAGCTCTCTCCTTTTAGGCATAATAAGTCCAAGTTCACGGACCCTGGCTTGGGGAACCTAACCTACAGTAATCCCTCCTATCGGACATCTACCCAGGAGGTGAAGATTGAAGCGATTCCCAAACCGACCATGTACAACCAGTTGTGCTATAAGAAAGAGGTAAGAGCTGCTGCTAAGGATATAGGAGCCCAGCTCAAGCTGCTGTTGGGTGTTGCAGGCCTTAGTACAGGGGAAATGTTGCAACTTGTCAGCATTTACTTCTAGGACATAGGAGGATGGCTTCAGTGACTTGCTCGGGCTCCTGTGGAGATCAGCCAGCAGCACTTCTTCCCCAGTGAGCTGTTGCGAATTAGACCTGTTGCTAGCTTCCTGCTTCTTCCCCGCTCCCACAGTGTCTTGTATTTCATTCGTACTGGCTGCTGGCCCTCGAAGTACGGGAGTCAAAGGCAATTGTCTTCCCTGGAGACAGTCCTGGTTAGGGACTGCTGAACCAAGGTTGCTTTGGACAGTCACTGGGGGAACCAGGCAGCCAGAAGTGGTTTGGTAATGAGAAGGTGGCTCCTGGCTGTGCACTGCCTGGAAGGGGTGGGATAGGGAGAGAAGTGGAACCCTTTTTAAACGGAGCATTTTAAAGGCCCTGCAGAGGTCCACCCTGTGGCACACAGGGTGGAGAGTGTCTAATATGATATCTTGCAGCGCTTagtttctcctctgttttctcCTCAGAAGCTTTCTTATCACTCAGATAGCTTCTCATCTTCCCTCTTCTGATTTCCGTCCACATCCTCACGTCAGGTATCACTGCTCTATGTGTTTGATCCTGCCTCCCTCACTCAAGCTCTGTTGTGTGGCTCAAGCACTGTCCCATACTAATTGCTCTTCCTTGGTTTTCCCCCCTGCTTTTATGTCTGTAAACCAGCTCTACGGTCTGTCAAGAAGGTATAGGTAACTTTCTGTGGCAGAtcctttggttttggctttggcTACTCATACTTGGTATGTGAGATTTGAAAAAGGTCATTTCTGTAGGAGTGTGCATGATAATCTGTTAGATTGCTTAGCAGGGATCACAGCAAGACTTTTAGGCAGAGGAgattttttcctgactttgtttttcaaaggtaCTATCCAACAGATTTCCCAAACTTTCCTGCCATTTTAGCCTTACCTACTAAGAATAAACCAGGATTATTTATCTGGGAGTCTAAATCCTTTCCACTTTTCTCTTAATTCTCCTGCTCCTAGATATACCCAGATACATATTTCCCCGCCCCCTCCACTTTCTCTTCAGGGACGGATCAGGTGTTCAAATGCTCCTTGTTTGTCTCAGCCAAGTTAGACAGATTTCACTGCTGTAATCTCAGTGTGGTCCCTTTAGCCTCTGATCATTTCCATTGTTTCCCTATAATCTCCTTCCCCTGTATCACTGTGAGATTCGGACTTAACGGTGGTATTCCAGCTGAGAGGCAAATCTGGAATGACTCAGTTAGAAAGATATTACAGACCTAGAATAGATGCCCTGTCTACTCTTACCATGAAGTCCTTTGGCTGTTCCTGCTTCCCATTCTGTGcgtttttttctcttcctttttaggCTCAGTGTTGTTCTTAGTCCCTGCTGTCAGGGAATATATATAGTTGAATTAGAAGAGCCCAGCTCATCCTCATTCCCCTTCTATGATTTGAAGGCTCCTGGAGTTTGGAATGAGAGCTCATGCAGGGAGGATTCCTCTGAGGGTGGTGAAGAACTGAAGGGAAACTTGGAATGGGTTCTGCTGCTGTAAAAGTCAAAGCCAGTGGCCGTTTACATGGAGGTCCAGCCTTTTGTCTGCTTCGCTGTCTGtgttccagctctgctttgctctttgcCATATTTTTCCATAGAtgtattgtttttttcattcatctgTCTGTTCCCTAGACTGGTCCTGACCACAGCTACACCAAGGAGAAGATCAAGATTGTGGAGGGGATATGCCTTTTATCCAGTGATGATTCCGAGTGGGATGATCTTAAGCAGATTCGGAGCTCCCGAGGTGGGATCCTCCGGGACCACGTCTGCATGAAGACAGACACGGTCTCTATCCAGGCTAGTTCTGGTTCACTGGATGACACCGAAACTGAGCAGCTGCTACAGGAAGAACAGTCTGAATGCAGCAGTGttaacacagcagcagccactccGGAACGGCGTGGCTCACTCCCAGACACAGGCTGGAAACACCAACGCAAGCCCTCCATGGAGAGCGAGGTCTAAAGTACACGTGACTTTGGAAATGCTCGTACCCTCCCTAGCCTCTGCTCTGCACAAAAAAAGACAGGACTCTGCCTGCTAGGCAAGGAAGGGCCCAGAGACCAGCCTCTCTTGCGAGGGGCCCAGAGACTGCGACTGCCTTTCAGCAGGGAGCTTGGGCAGCTGTGCTGTTGTGGTTGGAGAGGGAGGATGGGTGGGTTGGAACCCAGAGACCCTTTTGGCTCATTTTCACTGTCTGTGGTTTATTTATATGTTCCCTTTTCCTGGAAGCTGCCACGTTAACTTTTGCAGTGACTCCTCTGGCCTGAATCTGGTTCAGGTTCTGTGTTCCCTGGCAAGTCTTGTGCCGTCCAGCTCATCGTCAGTGCCCATgaagagagcagagctgcctcATTGCTAGCTCCTGGTCACAGAAGTTCCCCATGTCATTCCAGCACTAGCAGCACTCTTTGAGGCTTTGTGTTGAGGGGTCTCAGACTTGAGAGAGGTCTCGGAATGGATGGACTATGCTTTTTGGGGCTCAAGGGGACATTGACATAGCATCAGGTCACCTTCTGAGGGCATAAAGAGGGTAACCACAGTTGCCATGACTCGCTTCATGAAAGCATCACTGCTTACTTTCCCATCAGCTAGTAAAAACTTCAAGGAATGCTCAGATCGGAGCATTGTGTCTGTTGCTGGCAGTGGACACTGCTCCTGTTCTCCCCTTTCCTGTTAAAACATGTTTCTACTCTGGAAAAACAAGAGTTAGGAAATGGCCCCTTCAGAACTGCTCCCTGTGGGTAATGGAGTCAGAGTGCTGAACTTGAGGAAAGAGGAGATTGGTATTGTTCTCCACTCTGCAGAGCTAATGGGAGAAAATGGACCTCAGCAAGACCTAAATTCTGCTCTTGCCTTTGCATAAttgatatataaaaaaagaagaaaatttgctGAGTCCCCACTAGTCCCAATTCTGTAAGGTCCCAATTCTCATGGCCTTTAGGACCTTTGATTACCGTAAtgagggaaaagagagaattCCTAGGTCGAGTCTTTCCCAGGGGAATGCTCAATGCTGCTGGTTAGGAACTGCTTTATTACTAGGCTGAGCCCATTTGACCTAGAATAAGTGACAATAATCACGGAGCTGTAAGGGCcattttaaattgctgtttatCAGATAGAATTGCACTTTAAGCTCTTCTGTTACCACTAAATAGCTCTCCTTGCAAACCCATTTGTCCCATCAGCCACACAAGCTTCAGTTGTTCTCTGGCTTCCAAGGCCTTTACCTTCTAGGGGGTGTAACCCTACCCTTGCAGTTACACCCCAGCAGGATCCAGAGCTGGGGCCTGCATGCTCCCAAGGACCATTGCCACCTTTTCATATTCTCTTGACTTCTCTTGTCATCcgttcagaggggaaaaaaagttaaatacctcttgatttttcttcaaaaatgaaatttatattAACCCCTCAAGTCATATGGATACTATCACAGTAAAACATTAAGTGTCAAATCAGATACTTGGAAGCAGAACTTTCCGCTGAAGAATTTCTCATGGCAGACTCTGTAACCTCTTTATCTCCTGGTAAGAGGTCAAGTACATTCCCACCTGTGGTGTAAAGAGAGCAAAGCTTATGCTACGGGTATGGCTTAGAGGCGTGGGGAGGGTGTGCCTCCCATGCGATACTTTTCCAGTTGGtaagaagacaaagaaaaaaaaaaaggaaaatccattCTACTCTGCTTTAACTGTGTTCATAGACTGACAGTCCTACTACTCCTGGAAAACATGACAGTTGCCAGCAGGTTGGCTGCACTTTCACAGCAGAGGTAGCTTTGCGGAAAGGGGAAGGTTGCAGCTTTGACCTGGCTGGGTGGCTTGAAACTCTGCACCATTGGGCTGACTGGTGTATGTTCCTGTGGAAAACGAACTGGACCTAAGGCTTGGAAATTTCCCTCTGCTAATGTGGGACTCTTCCCTACTCccagagggatttttttaaaaaaaaaaattagatttttatttaattatttatttgattgACTCCAGCCTGGGAAGCATTGTTCTTGTTGGGCAGAGAGGCACTTTTGGATTGAGGTGTGGACTCAACTGGGAACTGAGAAAGGAGTGTGTTTTCACTGACATGGATTTTGCCTGTCTAAGCCACCTCATGCAGGGACAGCACCAGCGGGCTCGAGCGTAGGCAGAAGAATCAATTTGAACAGAAACCACATGTTGGGGCCAGGGCATCAGTGCGGGGAGTGAGTGGGTGGATGGGGAGGAAGGCTTCAACTTCTAGGAGAACAgggtttgtttgtattttgtttggttttgtttattttttccccaatagCTTATGTGAGTGTGCACCAAAATCCTGAGGTGGGACAGGGGTGAAGGGAAAAACAACTGCCCAGACCTGTCGCTTGAGGTTCAGTCAGCCTGTCAAAATAATTGCTGTCCCAGTCACAAGTGcagaatggaaaggaaaaccCAGTCAGTCTTTTCAACAACACATGGTGCTTGTGATCTCCACCTTAATAAAtattctctgctgcttcttagGAGGGACCCTGCACACTCCAGCCTAACCACCATTCAAAACCTTCTTCAAATGATTACAGTGAAAAGGAGCAACACTATgtcccacagcctctcctctACCAGGGAGGTGGGCCgaaattagtttctttttcctagaCAGCCCCAATGAGATGCTGCCTAGGGAGTGCATCATGGTTCCCCAttctggggaagagaagacCCTCGTTGCACTTAGGATGTTAAGAATGTAGAAAGGCTACTGGAGGATGATCTCTTGAGCACTGATTTACTATGTAAAAAGTAAACCTCTCTCCTGTCTGTCCCGAGCTAACGTCAGTGATTTCCGTGTGTTCCTGTGTAATGGTTTTAACGTTACTTACTGGAGACATTGGACTTTCTGGAGTTATTTAACCACTGTGTTCAGTATTTTAGGGGTTGATgataatttaatataaatttagCTTTTCTTAACCATTCTGCCTGGCTTTTGGTTGTGACTCATGCATGCTATTTGAACTCTTCTTTGAAAGAGAGGCTCCCAGCCATCTTCGCACAGAACGTCAACTTTGCTTCATTTGAGAGGGACAAGAAGGTGGGAGCAGATCTGGGTTCTTTCAATAATCTGATCCTAAGACACGCCTCTGCCGCTACAGCTTTGAATCAAGGACCAAATATCCACACTCATGCACTTTTGCAGATTCCTGTACACACATAATCCCCCACcttgcttttttgcctttttgttacCCTTTTAATAGTGCAACAGCTGAAGTTCCTCTTTTTGGAAAGTATTGGGACTGTACTGGTCTCAAGCCTCTGCCCAATGGAAAACAAAGCTCTGAAgagctgttttttctgtaaggGGTTTTGTTCAATGTTCTGttgcattttattaaaaccGAGGGTTTAAATAACACAAAAAGCTGAATAATGAATGAAACATTTGGTGATAACCGACACTACAGTACTGGTGTTGATCATACACCCTGTTCTACCCTTCCCTACTGAAAGGAGTACCTAAAACACCGAAGCTGGAATAAAGCTAACTTCACAGTTGAAGCACAGTGCAAAAGTGATTCCACTGAGTTCAGGCCAAAACATAATCAcctcaggggtttttttttaaaaaggatgctTACACAGTGTGGTGGGGAGAGATGGCACCGTAGGATTGATTACAGACGTGTCGGTGGCGCTCTGCTGCCCCTGGTCTTGTGCTCCCATTACCCCTAGGAATTTTCCCTTTGCTTGCTTCGgctgaaatgaagaaacaaaggaagTAAAACACGCCGTACATCAAACCATACACAGTTACTGTTGCAAACTCACTTAATCCTATTAAAGATACTAAAGAGAAAGCCCATTCCCCTGTAACGGGATCTTCCCCAAAGCTGAACGCAGCCCCCTCGGAGCCgggcccagcacagctgcctcgGGCCTCACGCAGCGCCTCAGCCCCGCGCTgccggcaccaggcgctgcTCCGGGCGCAGCGAGCCCTACAGCCGTCCTTACCGAAGCCGCGGCGGCCGTCTCCCTCGACTCGGCCCGGCCCGTGGCTGCGGCACGGCGACCCGGTGCGGCTGCCTCAGGGGAACAGGGGATAGAGGAGCGCGCAGAGCACGCGTCGTCGCTGCCGGATTCAAACGGACCAATGAAGTGCGCGTTTGCGGGCGTGGGTGGGGCCGGCGCCGACCAATGCGCACTGAGGACACTGGGAGGTGCGGGCGGTGTTAGTGATTTCAAACCCCGCTGAGGAGCGGCTGGACGCTCACCGCACCCGACCCGCGGGGGCTTAGGTAAGAGTCGCCGACGTTGTCCCTTCCGTGGTGGGGGCCTGGCCAGCTTCCCCTGCCCGCTGTGGCTCTCCGGCCTGCTgcggggggtggtgggttggGCCTCCCCCCCGCCGCTGGGCCTGAGCCTCCCCCGTCTCACCTGGGGACTGGGCGGCGGCACGGTGCCGAGCGGTGCTGACAGCCCTTCACCGGAGCGACCGGTGGTCGTGGGCTTCGCCCGGAGCCGCTGCTGTGCCTGCGGGGGCCGCGACCGCCACCGGTGGGAGGCCGCGGCCTGTACCACGCCACGCTGTAGAAGCTTAAGGGGCGCCGATCGTTTAGGCCGCCCGCGGagcggggggggccggggcctgcAGGGAGCTGCGGCCCGGGCTGCGCCGCCTCGGTCGCCTCCTTCGTGTCATCACTGTGGGCCCAGGCGCgtttgggagctgctggggcctTGCCTGGGAGGCGGCCGGCAGGGTGGGCCTCATGGCCGGCGTGGGAGCCGAGCCCATCCCCTTCCTAATCCTCCTGGGGGGACATACGGGCCTGGGGTTCTCTGTCCCCCGAGCCAGCGTTTCGGGAGGCTGGGTGTAGGATTGGTTTCCCCTCTAAAATGATCTGAGGAAAATATTCCCTGAGGTGGGTATAATCTTAAAGCAAAAGGTATGAGCTCATCTCCATTTTTATAGCTCTGTTGTTGGGTGCAGGTGTTAGTCTTGCATCTCCAGGGTTCTGCACTAGGGATTCAGCATTCCTGTTGAAATTTCTTTACTGTATGTGAAGAGAGTCTGGACAGGAATGTGGGTCCCATGTCGTCGTGGTGTCCCTCATTCCCTCCCCTTTTCATTTGATTCTGTTCTTGAGTCAGTCTTGTGATTCTTCCTAAGACAGTAGCTTTCAGGTCAGCATGTAGggtgtttttcctcttgagcttgGACTTCGGTCAGTGAGAGACCCAAAGCTCTGTGTAGCAGAGACTGAGAAATTAAACTTCTGTGCAGCTTAAGCTGACCTGCACTATGttctaaaaacaaaactaaaaaaaaaaaataaaataattacaacaTCATTTGCTACAGTTTTCTAACTGATTTGTGTTTGTTGTGTACCATCTATCTAAATTatcctgtatttttcctttttttgcccctatattttgtgtttagtGTTGCATCTTGCAGTACTTCTGCTAAACTACAGTGCTGTTAAGGTTGCCCTCTGCAAATGAGCAGGGGATGCGTAGTTGTTGGGATGTTGGACTACCAGCTGTGGGAGACGTTCCTTATCAGTTGTGTATCAGAGAAAGTATTGCTGTAGACTTTCAGTGAACAAATCTATTAATTTGAAACCGTGAAGATGCATATTTACAAATGCTGAGAGTTTCAAATATTGAAGTATTCTAACTtgtaaaaatcttttaataacACTTTGTGATAGGGTCAAGTCAGAAAGAAGAATGAATAGGTAGAAATTACTCTTGCAATCTTGACTTTTTGGTGTCCAGTATCAGATCAGTTGGTTGTGCAAAAATTAGAATTAGGTTTGACTTCCTTGCCTTAGGCTTGGCCTTTCTTCCAACTTTGTGGGTTTGGTAGCTTTCCCTCATCTAAAACTTACAGAtgcaccttctttttttccttctcctgccttcAAGAGTTGCAATAGGGTTAAACTTTTTAAGCAACAATCAAGCCAGTTATAGAGCAGAATCAACAAAAAACGGCTTTCAAGTACAGTGGTTATAAACAAATTGTAGATaattcttgaaaataaaaagttgagAATGTTGGCAGGGAGCCTGCTatggaataaattatttatgtgACACctgcacaaaaataaatgaaacctgGAAATGAGAGTTAGTCAGACTGCTTTAAATCTGTACTGATGTGAGACTTGTTTGATACTCGTAATGTAAAGAAGTGAATGCATGGTGATGAGATGTGATTGCTGATTCTCTGTATGTGTGTgacttgtgttttgtttgactTGACTTCCATGCTGGCTCTTGTCCTTTCCCAGGTATGGGCCAGTTATGTAATCTGGGCCTGTGCTTCTGAAAACCTGCTCTGCCATGGTGGGGCTGGTAATATCACACTGATGTCTGTTAAAACAGTAAGGTCACATTCCATTTAATAGCTCAGAAAACCTGACTTCCAGTG comes from the Falco cherrug isolate bFalChe1 chromosome 7, bFalChe1.pri, whole genome shotgun sequence genome and includes:
- the LOC129736540 gene encoding uncharacterized protein LOC129736540; its protein translation is MRPTLPAASQASVLSAHWSAPAPPTPANAHFIGPFESGSDDACSARSSIPCSPEAAAPGRRAAATGRAESRETAAAASPKQAKGKFLGVMGAQDQGQQSATDTSVINPTVPSLPTTLCGNVLDLLPGDKEVTESAMRNSSAESSASKYLI